The Candidatus Desulfofervidus auxilii DNA segment GAAGATACACTGATCCAGTTCATACTATGGGGGTCGGAATATATAGAACCATTCCTGCAGTCCTACGTGAGCATGCGTCCGGAGGAAAAACGCTGGTTTGTGGAAAGATATGCAGATTTTTACAGAAAACACATCTGGAACGGACCCTTTCCGGAATGGCTCTGTCCCCTGAGAAACTTCAGGCTGTTTTTCGTCCTGAAGCTGCCCTATTCACTGAACCAGTATCAGAAGAAAAAGGAAGAACTCTACCATCTGAGAGAAAGAATTTTCTCCACCCTGAAGGCCGCTGGTTTTACTCCATACAGGGTAAAACCCCGGCAGCTGATTCAGATTTACTATCTGATATTCAATCCCAACCATGACAAAAACCGCTCAGAAAGTCTCCATTATGACCCCGCGCAAGAAATAAGAAAACAGTGCATCATGGGAGATACAGTTATTGAGCAGGATGATGATTATATAAGGGTGGATGGAGTTTACGGTAAGGCTCTCACGGTACAGGCCTATCCAAAAGAAATTGATATTGGCAGGGCAAGAAACCTGGTTGGCAATATAATGGGAAACGATGCCGAGCAAATCAACACTCCTTTTTTTCTGGTACTATGTGCAAGAAGAGCAACCGAGATGGAAAAGAGGAGAATATACGCCAAGGAGGCAGCCACACCAAAAGCAAAGAAGATTTCTTCTTTTTCAAAAAAACACGAAGAGAGAGTGGATGAACTCCTTTACGCAACTAACAGATTAACCCAGGATGGAGTATTCTGGAAATGCTCCCTCATCTGGTACCTCTACCATCCGGATTACCAGTTCCTCACCCGTGCAGTAAACACACTTACTCACTTTGCCCAGGGTTCACACTTTACCCTCCAGGAAGAAATTGCCAACCTACCTCTCTTTCTGGCCTGCACCCCCTTCAACCTCACCCATCCCCTGCTTGACGGTGACGTAAGGGCGACACCCGGGAAAAAACTTGCAAGAAAGAAAAGGACCCTTTCGTTTGGCAGGGCTGCATCGTATCTGGTACACAACTGTACCCATCTTTCACCTGTCCAGGGAGACTGGAGTGGAACACCCACTCCCACACTCCCATTTGTGGGAAGAATGGGGCAGGTGGCATCCATAAGCCTGTGGGATACAAACGCAAGTAAAAACACGGTAATAGTCGCCCCTAGCGGGCTAGGAAAGTCATTTCTTGCCAACCACATTGCCACTCATTACTGGTCACTGAACAGTCTGGTAAGGATTGTAGATGTGGGCTATTCCTATGAGCCTATCTGCCGGCTTTTTAACGGCCAGTTCGTAGAAATTGACCCCGCCAATCCCATTACCATGAATCCATTTTCCGAGGTGAAAGATCTGGATGCAAACATGAGCTTCCTGGTTTCCATCGTCAGCAAGATGATGAAACCAAAAGACCCTGTTTCTGACAGAGAAAGGGGAATCATAGAAAGGGCCATCAGGATGACCTTTGAGAAGTACGGGAAAGAAACCAACATAACAAAAATAAGAGATACCCTGCTTGAAATGCACGAGAGTGAACATGACAAACTCCTGCGGCAGATAGCTGTTGACCATCTGGCACCATGGGTAGAAGGTGGTCAGTACGGCAGGCTGGTCAATGGTAAAAACCAGGTGGATTTCCATAATCCCTTTGTGGTAGTTGAACTCAGCAAATGTGAGACACACGAAACCCTGAAAAGTGTGGTGTTGCTGATGGTCTTTTACCACCTGAGCAGAGAGATATACCACGGTAGTGAACACTTCAAGAAAATCATTATCTGGGATGAAGCCTGGAGATATCTTCATGATGAGGTTGCAGTGGAACAGATAGAAAAGGCAGCCAGGGAGTATCGTAAATTCAATGCTGCGCTGATTATTATCATGCAGTCAATCTCAGACCTTGCCCGCAATGAAAGCACTAAAGTAATTGAGGAAAATAGCGATTTTCTGTTCATCCTTCCGCAGAAGTCAGGAGTGGTAAAGGAAATGGAAAAGACACAGAAATTCGGACTCTATCCTTTTGAATATAAACTTATCAATACCCTGACAACACAGAAGGGAAGGTACTCTGAATTTTTTGCCATAACCTGCAAAAACGGTAACTGGGTGCTGCGGCTTCTGGTTCCTGAAGACATTTACTGGATTTATACCACCGACCCTGACGACAAAGTGCTGAGAAGCATCTTTATGGAAGCAGGCTGGCCGATAGAAAAAATTATGGATAAGTGCGTCCAGATAAAGAAAATCCCCGGACTGCGGGATTTCTGGCAGGAAGTGGCGACGGCAAAGAAAACGGAAGGAAAAGAAGTAGATCTGAACCAACTCCTGAAATACGAGGAGGAAATTCTGCGTAAAAAGGCCCATGGATAGAGACATTATTTCCGTTCTGTTCCACATAGTTATCACCCTTCTTATCAGTTTCCTGGTATCAGTTGCCGTGGTGAAATACCATCAGAATTCCCGAATATGCTATGTATTTGACCTTCAGAAAGCAGTTACCAGAATAAAAAAACTTCCAGATTTTGAAAGAAAACTCCTGGCAATTGAGCAACAGCTGAATACATACAGTCAGCCTGTATTTATCAGAGGAGCAATTCTCAACATGAAAAACCAACGTGTGGAGGATATTACAGATGAGGTGCTGGCAGAAATTATGGTCATCAGCAAGCCAATGTCTGAAAACAGACAGCAAAGGCCTTATTAAGAATATTACAGGAATCATTATTTTTGTAATTTTCTATATAGTCTTCATTCACACTGTGGGATACCCATCCATAAACCTGGATGAATCTCTGCCAGGAAAGCTCTACTGGACATTTCCCCACCCTGACAGCCTCAAGCAGGGAGATACTGTGGTATTCAGATTTAAAGGATCAAAGTACTTCCCCCATGGGGCCATTTTTATCAAAAAGGTTGCATGTATTCCCAAACAGAAACTTGTAGAAAAAAACAGGTGTTTTACCTGTAATGGTAAACCTATCGGCTGTGCAAAAGAAAGGGACAGGAAGGGAAATCCGGCACCACTCTTTAAGTGGAATGGTATTATACCACCGGGAAAGTATTTTGTTGTGGGTATAAGCAGGGATAGCTACGACTCAAAATACTGGGGATTTGTTGATAAAACCGCCATTATAGGAAAGGCTTATAGAATTTTTTAGAAAAAGGAAACCTCTAACTGTCCAAAGATAAATACCGTGAATGGTGCAAGAAATATATTAAAGCAATTCACAACAGCATTTCTTTTCATCATCCTGATGGCTATCTTTGCCTCTGCCGTTTCTGCTGCCACCTATCCCATAGCCGAACCAGACCTGCTTGAAGAGATTAAAAACCGCACTCCCGCAGCAGTAGAAGAACTCAAAAAGAAGATACCTGAACTCAAAGAGAAAGTAAAAAACTACAGACCCCGCGATATTGTCAATCTTCCTCCTGCAGATAAGGATTATTCATACACGGTTGCCCTTACCTATACCCTGCCATTTGATATTCCCAGGGTGGACAGAAACGGAAAAGTAACAGGAATTCTCTATCCAAAAGGCTATACCTTTAATCCCCTGGATTATGTTATTTCTGACCCTCCTACACTGGTAGTCTTCAACGGAGAGAGAAAGGAAGAGGTGGAATGGGTAAAGAAAAACTGGCTTAATAAATCCAATACCATGCTCATTATTACCAACGGAAGCTGGTTTGACCTTGATAACGAACTGGAAAAACCTGTGTTTTATCTTCCTCGCCTGATGAAAGAAAGGCTGAAACTCAAACACACTATTTCAGTAGTCTATAGAGATAAAGAAAAAAGAAGCCTCATGCGGGTGGATGTCCATGCAATTAAGAAAGTCAACTACCCCGCCCTGAAGGGCGGAGCTTGTAGCTCTGTGGTTGACTAGGGAGCTTACAATGCTAAGCAGCCGTTATCTTGGTCACCATACCCTGGGGTGTTCCGCAAGCTCCAGGCTCTATCGCTGGTGGTTAAACAGTCCTGTCGGGGTAGGGACAGTGCTGCCAGCACAACAAAATTTAAAAGGAGTGTTTAAATGAACAAAGCTCAAAGATATTATAAAAACCATAGAGAGAAAATTTTATGTAAGCAAAAACAAAGGCGAAGAACAATTAAAGGTCGTTTGATTAGGATGTATCAAGAGATGGTAAGAAGGCCAAAAGATTCAACAAAACCTTATATTAAAGTTAATGACAGAATCCCTGCCCTAAGGCACTCCATAACCTCTCTACTTTTTCCTGCATACCCATAAACTCACTCATAAAGATTTTAACTCTTTCTTATTACCTATACAGGGGACAAAGGTGCGCAGAGTGATCATAGTAATATCACTGATTACCTTTCTTATTGCCAGTACACCCACACCGGGCCATGCTCTCTTCAGCATGGGATGTCCAGCAAATCCCGCGACCATGTTGATGGTGCTCACAAACTCCATAGCCACACTCTACAACGTACTCCCTATAAAAATCGGCGCCATTCCCATTGCCCCATTTCCGGGTGCCTATGAAACAAAATCAAGCTGGCCGCTCCCCATATGTTTTTGTCTTAGGCCACCTTTATTCATTCCGTTTCCTGGCATGGCCATAAGTCACTGGGAACCTATTGAAGGGTATGAGGTAGTCAAGATACCATTCTGTTTTCCTGCGCTTGGATTCGATATACCCATCACTCAGGCAGTTTCAAGAGGACTTCTGGCAGGAAAGGAAGCTGATAGTTTATCAAATGGAAAACATCAGGCAGCCTTTGCCCAGGTTCACCAGCTTACCTATGAAGTCTGGCGGGTTATCAGGTTGTTCATGGACTTTGTCTGTCTCACCCCAATGGGTGAAATAGATGTTAGCTATATCACAGAAGTTGATCCTTTCTGGCAGAACGACCTTTTAAACGCCATACTCAATGATCCAGCCACGCTCCTGTTTGCAAATCCCATTGCCCAGCTGGCATGTATGGTGGATGCGGCAAGAGCAGCACTGCCAAAGGTGGGAAAGCCCATTGATATACTTTTCTGGTGTATGGGCAGCTGGGGATCTGTCTATCCCGCTACCGGCCACACCGCCGATGAGCAGGGATATACCTGTGGTAACCTGGCAATCGCTAATAAGCAACTCTACCGCTCACTTACCGGAAAAATCA contains these protein-coding regions:
- a CDS encoding TraC family protein, yielding MKGNYFTRIKIFFRNFIESFLPEVDGLEVEALERLHVKNPLSNFILPQSFDPDLGFFFCADNTVGLMYELPPLTAAGEKTVQALRDGIYKADLPEDTLIQFILWGSEYIEPFLQSYVSMRPEEKRWFVERYADFYRKHIWNGPFPEWLCPLRNFRLFFVLKLPYSLNQYQKKKEELYHLRERIFSTLKAAGFTPYRVKPRQLIQIYYLIFNPNHDKNRSESLHYDPAQEIRKQCIMGDTVIEQDDDYIRVDGVYGKALTVQAYPKEIDIGRARNLVGNIMGNDAEQINTPFFLVLCARRATEMEKRRIYAKEAATPKAKKISSFSKKHEERVDELLYATNRLTQDGVFWKCSLIWYLYHPDYQFLTRAVNTLTHFAQGSHFTLQEEIANLPLFLACTPFNLTHPLLDGDVRATPGKKLARKKRTLSFGRAASYLVHNCTHLSPVQGDWSGTPTPTLPFVGRMGQVASISLWDTNASKNTVIVAPSGLGKSFLANHIATHYWSLNSLVRIVDVGYSYEPICRLFNGQFVEIDPANPITMNPFSEVKDLDANMSFLVSIVSKMMKPKDPVSDRERGIIERAIRMTFEKYGKETNITKIRDTLLEMHESEHDKLLRQIAVDHLAPWVEGGQYGRLVNGKNQVDFHNPFVVVELSKCETHETLKSVVLLMVFYHLSREIYHGSEHFKKIIIWDEAWRYLHDEVAVEQIEKAAREYRKFNAALIIIMQSISDLARNESTKVIEENSDFLFILPQKSGVVKEMEKTQKFGLYPFEYKLINTLTTQKGRYSEFFAITCKNGNWVLRLLVPEDIYWIYTTDPDDKVLRSIFMEAGWPIEKIMDKCVQIKKIPGLRDFWQEVATAKKTEGKEVDLNQLLKYEEEILRKKAHG
- the lepB gene encoding signal peptidase I gives rise to the protein MRCWQKLWSSASQCLKTDSKGLIKNITGIIIFVIFYIVFIHTVGYPSINLDESLPGKLYWTFPHPDSLKQGDTVVFRFKGSKYFPHGAIFIKKVACIPKQKLVEKNRCFTCNGKPIGCAKERDRKGNPAPLFKWNGIIPPGKYFVVGISRDSYDSKYWGFVDKTAIIGKAYRIF
- a CDS encoding TraU family protein — protein: MVLTNSIATLYNVLPIKIGAIPIAPFPGAYETKSSWPLPICFCLRPPLFIPFPGMAISHWEPIEGYEVVKIPFCFPALGFDIPITQAVSRGLLAGKEADSLSNGKHQAAFAQVHQLTYEVWRVIRLFMDFVCLTPMGEIDVSYITEVDPFWQNDLLNAILNDPATLLFANPIAQLACMVDAARAALPKVGKPIDILFWCMGSWGSVYPATGHTADEQGYTCGNLAIANKQLYRSLTGKIITTGKPTVTGMCQPYIKPFWKKSQYSWLQLFPVVMGKRMPIGRASITWSYLKNPPVPGKCDHFVWMLYRKRECCAF